CTTCGGCCAGCTGTAGTACGCTCAGCCGCTTGTGCGCTACTTTCTCGGCGGGGTCTTTGGTGGTTATTCGTGTCTTCATGACTTAACTTTTTTCTAAATTTAATAAACTTAAATCGTTATGCATGAAGACTAGCTGTACATATAAAATATTAGTTCCAAACTATCGCCTGCAAAATTAGCCATTAAGACAAATGCCTTGTCTGCCTAGACGAAAAGCCAAATAGTTTAGACAGAGGCTTGATTTATCAATCTCCTAACAGCGTGTGGGCACTGCTGCTATTTGCATACGTACTGTAGCGGTATTTTGGGCTGAACGAATCAAACAGAGAACTGGACGCCAGGAAAAGGATTAGGTATCAGAAAAAATACTTGCTTATAGTTAGGCATTTATGCCTATTAAAGTCTCTGAAACCACGTACCGCACCCCCAGGATCGTTCATATATTTAGGTGGCGCTAGGCCGGTCGGGCTTGGCCGGCCCCTTGCTTCCAGTCCCACAACCTATCGCAGCTTGCTGGCTTCCAAGATCAGAATGCTCTCCTGCACCAATGCAAGCACTAGTTCATCCGCATGGCCGCAATGCTCATACCATACCAAATACCGAACCTGCTTTAGTTCCTCCCCGACCAGAATACCTGGCATAGGCACGAGCAAGTACCCACTGGCAAAGCCAAGCTGAACAAGTGGGGGGCCGCCTGGGTGGGCGGGGCAATTGAGGAAGAACAATCTACTCCCTCCCAGATAATAGTAGGGTAGCTGATAAGCAGTCCGCAACTCAAGCCGAGGGTCCGCGTGTCGCAGCAGTTCATCCAGCTGGTAGAGGCGCTCCTGCTGCCAACCCAGCTGCCTTGCGCCAAAGTCATCCAAGATGCTCACTTACCCTTACGCTTCAGCACAATCTCTATGGTATACAGCAGGATGCGAATATCCCAGCTTAGGGACATGTTCTCCAGATACAAGAGGTCGTACCGCATGCGTTCAATCATCTCATCCACGTTGCTGGCATATCCATAGCGTACTTGGCCCAGGCTGGTAATGCCCGGCTTTACTTTCAGTACATTCAAGTATTCGGGCGCCTGCTCGGTTATCTGGTTTATCCAGAACTGCCGCTCGGGCCTAGGCCCTACCAGACTCATATTCCCGATAAGCACGTTCCAAAATTGCGGTAACTCGTCCAGCCGGGTCTTGCGGAGAAACCGGCCAACAGGCGTAATACGGGGATCCTGGTCTTGGCTCAGTGCCGGACCTGCTTCTTCAGCATTCGTAATCATGCTGCGAAATTTATAGATGCGGAAAGGTTTTCCATTCTGCCCGATTCGCTCCTGGCTGTAAAACACAGGGCCACGGCTGCCAAACTTGACCACACAGGCCAGGATAAAATACACGGGGCTAAGCAGTACCAAGGCAAAGAGACTGGCAAAAATGTCCATCAATCGCTTTTGAAAAGCAGCGAACGGTTTCTGGAAAGAGGAGTCTATCTCCACCAGCGAATAAACCATATCGCTGCGAATATGAACCTTACCTAGTAGAGTATCATACATCTCTGGCACTGCCGCCACAAGCACCTGGGCATTCTGTAGTGCTTTCATTACCTGCAAGTACTGCCTATGGTCGGGCTCATCGAGCGCGAGTAGTACTGCCTCGGCCTTGTATTGCTCTATCATCTGAGGCAACCCCCTTAGCCTACCCAACAACGGCAAGCCGGGTAGCACCGCGTGGTCCACATCCAGCTGCACGCAGCCAAGAAGCCGATAGCTAGGCCCTTTGGCATATTGATCTATCTCAACAATGAGTTGCTGCATCCGTGGCCCCGTGCCCACAACCAGGGTAGGAAGTTGAATCCTTCCCCGCTGCAAGCGGCCGTGGATGCTGGTAGTAATGGCAAATCGGCTAGTACCAATCAGGACGGATTGCACCAAAAAATAATATAAGATTGCAAGCTGCAAGTCCGCGTAATTCTGAAATGGATCATCGAAAAGGAGAAAGAACGCTAGCACCACTACCCCCAGGATGTTGGACTCTAGCAGTAGGCCAAGCTCCTTGGTCCGGCTATCGCGATAGGTATCCCGGTACAGTCCAAAGGCCTTATATAGACCCAGCCAACCAAGGCCTACCGCTATGCACTTCAGGATCAGCGTGCCATTGAGTTCACTCGCATATCCGCTTGAAAACAGACTACTGCGCAGATACCACACCAGCAGCCAGCTGAATGCGCTCAGCACAAAGTCAGAAATCAGGTAGGGTATTCGAAGGCGAGTACGTCGCATTCAGGTAAATCTTATTGGAAGTGCAAAATTCGAATGTCATCCAGATACAGACTGCGATCGGATCCGTCTGATATGGCAAAAAGACGGGCCCGAAATCTGGCACCGGGAAATCCGATAGACAAATAGTTGGTCAAGTCAAAATAGGCGGCTCTCCACTGCCCGTCATCCGTATAGCCATCGGTCATGAGCAGTAGGGGCATCTCCCCGTCGGTGATGCCAAAACCCTCGGCTACCAACGCAAAAGCGAACCTGATATTGCCCCGAAATTTCACCTCGGCCCACACAGGGCTGGTGCCACGGGGTAGATCGAGGGTACCGGTACTTACTACGTCGAAATAGGTCCTATCAGCATCAAAGTGCACCACGCCACAGGCTGCTCCCCGAAAGGGACCGAGGGTGGTGCGCCTTAGGTTTGCAGTATCCAGGCGCGTGGGATTAAAGGGTTGCAATGCCTGGTCCTGTCTCTCAAAGTTTTCGTCATAGGCATATTCAATCAGGGTATCCGGGAAATAACGAAACACAGGCTGAAAGCTCACAGACTGGCCCAGAGATAGCTGCTGCCTCAGTGTATCAAACCGCATAAATGGATAGGCAGCATGAGACTGGCTGTCGAAGTTTCTCCACACACCGGCTTGGGCAAAAAGCTTGTTTCTTCCTGCCTCCTCTACGCGGACAAAGGGCAAGCGGGTGGGAGGCACAAAGGTGCCATAGTAGTCATTACCCTGAAAGAGCCACACATCTGGTACCACATTCTGGAATGTATCGCCATCCTCCACCAGCAGGGGTGCCTCCAGCCGGGCAAAGGCGGGGGCTGGCTCCTCGGGATTTATGGCGTCGCAGGCACACAACAGGGCTAGCCAGACGAATAGGCCATACCGCATTAGGCCGGGAAAGGGTTGATTTTTTCCAGAATCTGATGGGCTACATCCAGCGCACGGTAGCCATCGTGAAAGCTAACCGGAGGCTGCTGGCGCGTGTGGATGGCAACAGCAAAATGCTTTAACTCCTCCTGAATGGCATTGGCCTCGGGCACTGGGGGATGGCTTACCTGCAGATACCGAGTAGCCCCCTTTACCTCGAAGGCGAAGGGAATGCCAGACTGTGCCGGCTGGTCACCTATCTGGTATATCTCGGTTTTACGCTCCAGGAAGTCGAGACTCACATAGGCATGCTGCTGAAACATACGCATCTTTCGCATGTTTTTTACGCTAATCCGGCTGGCCGTCAGGTTTGCTACCGCTCCATTGTGAAACTCGATACGGGCGTTGGCAATATCCGGCGTATCGGTAATAACAGCTACACCACTGGCACTAATGCGCTTGACTGTGCTCTGTACCAGGTGTAGTACAATATCAATGTCATGTATCATCAGGTCCAGCACCACCGATACATCTGTGCCCCGGGGATTCCACTGTGCCAGGCGATGCCCCTCAATAAACATGGGGTTCATGGGCTGGTCCTTCATGGCCAGCATACAGGGGTTGAAGCGCTCCACATGCCCTACCTGAGCCACCACACCGGCCTCCTTGGCCAGGGCTACCAGCCTGCGTGCTTCCTCCACGGTATTGGCTATGGGCTTCTCGATGAAGATATCCTTGGACTGGCGGATGACGTAGTTGCCAATATCAAAGTGGCTGAGTGTGGGGGTTACCACATCCAGGGCATCCGCGGCCTGCACCAGCTCTTCCAGGCTACTCCAAGCCTTCAGCCCTAGCTCGGCGGCTACGGCTGCTGCCTGCTGTGCGCTCTGGTCGTAGAAGCCCAGTAGCTCATACTCGGGCAGGTCCTTGAGTATACGCAGGTGGATCTTTCCCAGGTGCCCGGCCCCTATAACTCCAATCTTGATCTTCGACATAATAAATGGCAAATAGAGGTAGTTCCTGTTGTCCGCGCGCCTGTTACTTAACGTGTATCACCTGCTTTTCCACTACATAGTAGTAGTCCTCTTCTCCATCGCGGCGCAGCATCCACAGCACGGTATTGTTCCCCCTCTGTAGTTCCAGTACATCGGGCAGGTTATAGGTAACGCACACTTCTGTCTCCTCGCGCTTGTATTGAAAGCTCTGCTTGGCTGTATAGGCCTTCTCGCCATCGGTGGTGGAGAAATAGCCACTGCCCATGGAGGGGGTATGGTATATCTTTCCGTCTGGGCCATATAGCAGCATGTACAGGGTTTTCAGTCCCACTTCGGCTACATCGTTTTTCACCAGGGTCAGGCAGCCCTTGAAGCCACGCATCCGGCGCTGCTTCAGCTGGGGCCCCAGCTCCTCCTTACCACGGCTATTGATGCTGTAGGTCTGTACCCCGCCTGCCTTCAGCATGCTGGCTACTTTTAGCTTCTCGCGCTGTACAATGTTCTGGCCCTCCAGGGTATAGGTCAGCGTCTGCAGGCTATCCATGCCTGCTGTCAGCTCTGTAATGCGGCCTTCCTTCTGCCGCAGCACATCCTCCAGCTCCTTTATCTTCTCGCGATACTTTTCGTTGTAATAAGCCAGCTGGCGATACTTGCCCTCATACTCCTCCTTCAGGCGCTTATCCAGCGTACCCTCATCTATCGCCTTTTGCAGGCGCACCTTTAGGTACACAATCTCCTCATTCAGCTTCTTCACCATCTCCCGCTTCTCCTCGTTGTCCAGCTGGGCCTGGCCTAGTGCGCGGTCCAGCTCTTCCACCTTCAGGTCCAGCTGCTCCAGTTCTGCCTTCAGGTCATCGTTCTGCTTTTCCAACTTGTTGTTATCAGCCTGTATGGTCTCCTTTTGGGTAAAGGTGTAGATAAGCAGGGCACCAAGGATAACCAGCAGGGTAGCCAGAACGTACGGGAAGCTGCGATTCTTTTTGGGCCTCTTCGGATCCCCGGACGGGGGGGCCAATGGTTGTGTTTCCTCCATAAAACAAAATTAAATGCATTCGAGATTCCCTGTGTAGTCGGGGCAGAAATCTTTCGACAAAGCTACCAAAAAAAAGATCGGCCACCCCTGTGTGGCCGATCTGTTCTTGGTGCTTTACAGCAGTAAACCAAGCTTACTGCTTAACAATCTTCTTCAGGGCTACTCCCTGGTCCGTCTGTATACGTACCAGGTAGATGCCGTCGGGGTAGCTTTGCAGGTTTACATCGTAGGTGTATTCGCCTACAGCATAGCTCTGCGTGCGTGCTACCGTGCGGCCCTGCAGGTCCATTACTTCCAGGCCAACCGTGGTAGGCTCATCAAAGTAAGTGTCTATGCTCAGGCTGCCACTGGTGGGGTTGGGATACACGCGTACCAGGCTGCTAAAGTCCTTCAGCTGGCTGGCGCGGCTTACGGGCAGGCAGGTGGTAGGCTGAGTACCATTGGCAGCGGTGGTAAATACCACGCGCAGGGTGTCGCAGCAGCCCTCTACACCCGGCTGGGTGCTGCTGGGCGGGGCCGAGCAGGTAACCAGCGAGATGGCGCGTGTACCGGTATTTTCCCAGTAGAAGTCCAGAATATCCGTGCCCTGCTGGCTTACAGAACCCAAAGTACCATCGGCAATTTGCAGCCGAGTGTTATTTGGCTCAGGTAGCCAGTACTTATGGGTGATGGGGGTAATGCCGGCGGTGGAGGTATTCGTAACCCGTACACGGCAGGCAGAAGACATGGACAGCGTCTGCGGGATGTTGCTCGTGAAGCTTACGCGGGTGCTATCCCACAGCGTTACGGTCTTTGTAGCCTGTGCCGGGGCATTATCCGGTATACAGTTTAGTGTCGCCTCGTCTTCGGGCCGTGCCTGTAGCACAAGCTCGGTGGTATGTGTTTGCAGGTAAGTACCCTCCTGAGTATTGGGAAACAGGGGACCGATGGCCGGGTTTTTATTCTCGCGCACAAAGTTGACCGCATTTCCGCCAAAACCCGCAGTGCCATACGCACTCGGCTTAGCCGTTACCTCCCATCTGTACACGGCGTCATCAAAATTGCCCGTTGCGGCGGTAGCGCCATTCAGGACGAAGGTAGAGCCGTTCCGATTGTAGAGGCAAGCCGTGGAGGGCTGGGCATTCAGATTGGCCTGCAGATCTGCGGATGTGATATTCCACACACGCAGCTGGAGCGTCTGCTCTGTAAAGCAACCCGTATTGTTGTTTGTTACCCGTGCGGTGTATTCGTCGCTCTGTGTTACCAATATCGGGCTGGGGGTGGTAGTGCTGGCAACAAAGGAGACCCGATTGCCTACCGGGCCGCGAAACCACTGTACGGCATATCCATCCGGGTTTCCGGCGGGCACAATACTCACGTTCATACCAGCTGCACCACACACCTGGTATTTGCCATTCACCGGGGCGATGGCAGCACCACCGCCTACGGCTGTTACGCTCAGGCTGGTGGTGGGCACGGGCTGAATCAGTATCTCTGTGTCGTCCGTCACCGAGTTGCAGCCAGCAACGGTAGAGGTTACTACCACACGGACGTTGTGGTTGTATGCAGTTGGGCTCACAGCGGGGCTGTACACCAGC
The Bacteroidota bacterium DNA segment above includes these coding regions:
- a CDS encoding sugar transferase, translated to MRRTRLRIPYLISDFVLSAFSWLLVWYLRSSLFSSGYASELNGTLILKCIAVGLGWLGLYKAFGLYRDTYRDSRTKELGLLLESNILGVVVLAFFLLFDDPFQNYADLQLAILYYFLVQSVLIGTSRFAITTSIHGRLQRGRIQLPTLVVGTGPRMQQLIVEIDQYAKGPSYRLLGCVQLDVDHAVLPGLPLLGRLRGLPQMIEQYKAEAVLLALDEPDHRQYLQVMKALQNAQVLVAAVPEMYDTLLGKVHIRSDMVYSLVEIDSSFQKPFAAFQKRLMDIFASLFALVLLSPVYFILACVVKFGSRGPVFYSQERIGQNGKPFRIYKFRSMITNAEEAGPALSQDQDPRITPVGRFLRKTRLDELPQFWNVLIGNMSLVGPRPERQFWINQITEQAPEYLNVLKVKPGITSLGQVRYGYASNVDEMIERMRYDLLYLENMSLSWDIRILLYTIEIVLKRKGK
- a CDS encoding Gfo/Idh/MocA family oxidoreductase, with amino-acid sequence MSKIKIGVIGAGHLGKIHLRILKDLPEYELLGFYDQSAQQAAAVAAELGLKAWSSLEELVQAADALDVVTPTLSHFDIGNYVIRQSKDIFIEKPIANTVEEARRLVALAKEAGVVAQVGHVERFNPCMLAMKDQPMNPMFIEGHRLAQWNPRGTDVSVVLDLMIHDIDIVLHLVQSTVKRISASGVAVITDTPDIANARIEFHNGAVANLTASRISVKNMRKMRMFQQHAYVSLDFLERKTEIYQIGDQPAQSGIPFAFEVKGATRYLQVSHPPVPEANAIQEELKHFAVAIHTRQQPPVSFHDGYRALDVAHQILEKINPFPA